In Granulicella mallensis MP5ACTX8, the sequence ACCCGATAGAGGTTTCCCAGGAACGGTGCCAGGATATAGAACTGAATCTCAATCTCCAGGCTCCAGGTCACAAAGTTGATCGTGCTTCCGGTGTAATAAAGCAACCCATGGGCATATCCCATGCTCGCCAGTAAGTGCGGCAGTAGCTCATGAAAAGGAGTATGGAGTACACCGCACAGAGCGGCTGTGTAGATCAGCAGGGACAGAATGTAGGGTGGTTCCAGCCGGGTCATGCGTCGCAAAAAATAGGTGCTGAGCTTGACCTTATGTCCTTCCAGGCGATGCTGGCGAAGGAAGGGCCGCGCCAGGATGTAGCCGCTGATCACGAAGAAGAGCTGAACTCCACGGTCGCCGTTCTGGAGGATTCTGGTGATCCACCAGGCATTGGACGGGAGGGCGAGCGGTTTCAGGCCCTGATGGGACACCTCTCCAAACGAGTGCACAAGGAGCACGGCGATAATTGCGATAAAGCGCAGGCCGTCAATCTGTGGAATCCAGGTGGCCCCGCTCGTTATGCGCCGCAGACGCAGCAATCAACTACCCTCATTTCTGCCCGGTTGGATCGTCTCTTCTAAGAGGCACTTCTGCCCAGATAACAAGTGTAGCGAGGCGAACGCCGAACTTCGATGAAAGGTGCAGTGTTTCCGAGCGGACCTCAGATAGGAATGCTTTGTCTTGGAAGGGCCGCCCCTCTCATCTGTTATACTGATCGCTGTTGTAAATAGCAGTAGTTCTGTTAGGAACCCCATGCCAAAGTTGAAGACACACTCAGGCGCGGCCAAGCGCTTCAAGAAGACTGGTACCGGCAAGTTCAAGCGCGGCCAGTCGAAGATGCGCCATATCCTCACCTCGAAGGCGACCAAGACCAAGAGCAAGCTTGGAAAGATCGTTCTCGTTTCGGTGGCGGATACCCCAAAGGTCGCCCGTATGCTTCCTTACGCCTAAGGCGTAGAGAAGTTTAT encodes:
- the rpmI gene encoding 50S ribosomal protein L35; this translates as MPKLKTHSGAAKRFKKTGTGKFKRGQSKMRHILTSKATKTKSKLGKIVLVSVADTPKVARMLPYA